The following coding sequences are from one Prosthecobacter vanneervenii window:
- a CDS encoding PVC-type heme-binding CxxCH protein, with protein sequence MLLRSCLALASASALLGLHAHAEIPQPADAPQPLSPQESARAFVVPEGMQIRLLAAEPLIHEPSGICWDERGRVFVCELHGYNVEGQIDIDELNKSGQLDTTVRRIAASESAKTKAEAETYGTVKLLRDTDGDGVMDKATVWADRLPPCYGLTAANGGLIVACAPHIVFLKDTDGDDLPDVNERLFTGFGTGMLERGINAPTHGPDGWIYFGRGWPGSGAITGPHLKEPVKLPGTHFRIRADGSAIEPVGGSTRTIGTTFTAGGDRFVTTTTSPGLLVTPLEWRYLTRNPDDVAPPLDAPATTETRVFPIAPVHPWRTKREQHAEYFAFYKKISLSDAAASGYFTSACSPLVYQHDALPGLNGHYLVCEPAASLIHRSEIVRDGTALRLQRVKGEEQREFLASRDSWFHPVSLTQTPQGGIAICDFYREIIEDYSAIPRHLQQQYGVTHGQDRGRIWLLLPQDESRLQRPAPPPTATEARALALRTADADHFQSHSELEKELLAMDFEDASAPPQLVLQATLSLGQSRSPQVFDCLRRIARTHGTRLQWIDCAITSALYKREREMLLALARDPGASAPVMARLASVIAARGDVAEIQSCLKEAALITGQPRQILTLGLEDAQPLAKGAAVPEVPPPAPPTAEQTAAWESRMPAILAALQDKPDLAAGRTLFTGVCASCHRSHGIGTSVGPDLDAEFQRAPETIVRDVVFPAEAARPGFETTFIKTRRGESLLGITASDGPGSLTLRLPGGAERTVLKKHATIRTLRNTSLMPSGLSEALTPRQLADIIAFLRSR encoded by the coding sequence ATGCTCCTGCGCTCCTGCCTTGCTCTCGCATCTGCCTCGGCACTTCTGGGCCTGCATGCTCATGCCGAGATCCCCCAGCCCGCCGATGCCCCGCAGCCGCTCTCGCCGCAGGAAAGCGCGCGCGCCTTTGTGGTGCCGGAGGGCATGCAGATACGCCTGCTGGCCGCAGAGCCCCTCATCCACGAGCCCTCCGGCATCTGCTGGGACGAGCGCGGCCGTGTCTTTGTCTGCGAGCTGCACGGCTACAATGTGGAGGGGCAGATCGACATTGATGAGCTCAACAAATCCGGCCAGCTCGACACCACGGTGCGCCGCATCGCCGCCTCAGAAAGTGCCAAGACCAAGGCTGAAGCGGAAACCTACGGAACCGTGAAGCTCCTGCGCGATACCGATGGCGATGGTGTCATGGACAAAGCCACCGTCTGGGCAGACCGCCTTCCGCCTTGCTATGGACTCACCGCAGCCAATGGCGGCCTCATCGTCGCCTGCGCCCCGCATATCGTCTTTCTCAAAGACACCGATGGCGATGACCTGCCTGACGTGAACGAGCGCCTCTTCACCGGCTTTGGCACGGGCATGCTGGAGCGCGGCATCAATGCGCCCACGCATGGCCCCGATGGCTGGATCTACTTTGGCAGGGGCTGGCCCGGCAGCGGTGCCATCACCGGCCCGCATCTCAAAGAGCCGGTGAAGCTCCCCGGCACTCACTTTCGCATCCGCGCCGATGGCAGCGCCATCGAGCCCGTGGGCGGCAGCACCCGCACCATCGGCACCACCTTCACGGCAGGTGGAGACCGCTTTGTCACCACCACCACCTCGCCGGGGCTCTTGGTCACGCCCCTTGAGTGGCGCTACCTCACGCGCAATCCGGACGATGTCGCCCCGCCGCTGGATGCACCTGCCACCACCGAGACGCGCGTCTTCCCCATCGCTCCGGTGCATCCCTGGCGCACCAAGCGCGAGCAGCACGCCGAGTACTTTGCTTTCTACAAAAAGATCAGCCTCAGCGATGCCGCCGCCTCCGGCTACTTCACCTCCGCCTGCAGCCCGCTCGTTTATCAGCACGATGCCCTTCCTGGTCTAAACGGCCACTATCTGGTATGCGAGCCCGCCGCCAGCCTCATTCACCGCAGCGAGATCGTGCGCGATGGCACCGCCCTCCGCCTCCAGCGTGTGAAAGGGGAGGAGCAGCGCGAGTTCCTCGCCTCACGCGATTCATGGTTCCACCCCGTCAGTCTCACGCAGACACCGCAGGGCGGCATCGCCATCTGCGACTTCTACCGCGAGATCATCGAGGACTACTCCGCCATCCCGCGTCATCTCCAGCAGCAGTACGGAGTCACGCATGGGCAGGATCGCGGCCGCATCTGGCTGCTGCTGCCGCAGGATGAGTCCCGGCTGCAACGCCCGGCCCCGCCGCCCACTGCCACCGAGGCCCGAGCCCTCGCGCTGCGAACTGCGGATGCCGATCACTTTCAATCCCACTCCGAGCTGGAGAAAGAGCTGCTCGCCATGGATTTCGAAGACGCCTCTGCACCGCCCCAGCTCGTGCTGCAGGCCACGCTGAGTCTCGGCCAGAGCCGGTCACCACAGGTCTTCGACTGCCTGCGCCGCATCGCCCGCACGCACGGCACACGCCTGCAGTGGATCGACTGCGCCATCACCAGCGCACTCTACAAGCGCGAGCGGGAAATGCTCCTCGCCCTGGCGCGAGATCCCGGTGCCTCCGCTCCGGTCATGGCGCGGCTCGCCTCGGTCATCGCCGCGCGTGGAGATGTGGCGGAGATTCAGTCCTGCCTCAAAGAAGCCGCGCTCATCACCGGCCAGCCACGCCAGATTCTCACCCTCGGGCTGGAGGATGCCCAGCCCCTTGCCAAAGGCGCAGCCGTTCCGGAAGTCCCGCCGCCAGCACCGCCCACCGCAGAGCAGACCGCCGCGTGGGAGTCGCGCATGCCCGCCATCCTCGCCGCGCTCCAGGACAAGCCCGACCTCGCCGCTGGCCGTACGCTTTTCACCGGCGTATGCGCCTCCTGCCATCGCAGCCACGGCATCGGCACCAGTGTGGGCCCGGATCTCGATGCCGAGTTTCAGCGCGCGCCGGAGACCATCGTGCGGGACGTCGTTTTCCCCGCCGAAGCCGCGCGCCCCGGCTTTGAGACGACTTTCATCAAGACCCGCCGTGGCGAAAGCCTCCTCGGCATCACGGCTTCAGACGGGCCCGGCAGCCTCACCCTCCGCCTGCCCGGTGGCGCCGAGCGCACCGTGCTCAAAAAGCACGCCACCATCCGCACCCTGCGCAACACCTCCCTCATGCCCTCCGGCCTCTCTGAAGCCCTCACACCACGCCAGCTTGCCGACATCATCGCCTTTCTGCGTTCTCGGTGA
- a CDS encoding glycoside hydrolase family 44 protein: MTAFIRARIFSVLLGVFLCLGCSAFAAQPNYLQVYDGVLQGTWSKFVWDLGGAVNVNLAASAPGRTGNAIEVWPAPGNGYWAFGLQDVKPGNDHQWKYMNEMRTIEFDIYLEADSTGVEDILIWPTGNYNVPSSPHLIDLIPGWASMTAEQRYGHWFHITVDMTQWQPGLKAFSGFLIASWGTGAPHYRVADVKLGWADDATAPVLTTGTTAYDSTAHSLTLNFATDEPTVCAIEYGIGNYNTRTWSDDARNWDSFDPGNHPNLTHSVVLPYLIPGATYQYRIIAMDHRTDAAAVPNRVISTGSYTVPGPPYTPPAPPSLTYVWAYQNALVGYWLRSAWEQNGPLYTDLNATAPGRSGHAIEVRFDPSNLYEAVGLGERRDGWDNQWKFFNEFRTVEFDVYFEPDSVGQDGFMVYMDDAGLADNAPYLTDLIPGWLDMTPAQKFGQWIHITVDLQQMKPKWPAFAGFLLYNNAGAVTTHFRLADIKAGWAPDTTPPAITLTTNSLSYDYQQYTLNFITDESAITQVDYGIGSYASTVQCEPNGWAGFSPATSPLTSHGAVLTGLTPNTTYQYRIVAKDHRTGTNATPNQGVYTGSFTVPPAPTTAPTLSPITVTDITGNRATLSWTVERPSTAVVTYQKTGGQVVTRTLSTFQSSQSIVLDLIEPLTAYTVSVAVTDSFHFTTTASTSFTTTAAAAPTVTITADTAHTLPISKWIYGINDGPGFDPQGNWNRLLQRSYVPRNLTFGRYGGNRWTAYNWENNASNAGFDYYYESDDYLGGGTVPAEAVRDPLADLRSHGMATLITVPMLGYVSADKSGPVDLNDPNHLAARFKQLVYRKGSAFTATPSTTDDYVYADEFVWALRNLFSGDIYGDSQLPTYISLDNEPDLWPSTHAEITRTAINSDTFIQKTIDLSSAIKDVAPNSVIFGPVNYGFLGMYNWQIEPGFPNTMWFTDKFLLALKAASQTAGRRLVDVYDMHWYVDAVVPGTSKGIGSLRGATLSNAEIDAIVQNPRSLWDTTYQEDSWITNGVLGGPIAILNRIQAKIDADWPGTKLAVTEYNTSGDNHIAGTLAQCDYLGIFGQKGIFAANFWPMSPSYPFLLAGFKMYRDYDGNLGSFGDICVPTTSSDTSKVSSYISKDSTNPNRHVIVAINRSFTSQDVAFAGIAASGTARVYRLQGTSTTPVFVGEVPADLSNWVVTLPALSVSTIEITAPALSPIETWRLAKFGSSANSGSGADMAMPAHDGIPNLMKYALNLEPFTPSRHPITTDMSAGCLRLTVTRNPAATDVTYTVEITTDLSNPDSWTTVGTTVELNNSTTLQVRDSQPIGTGGQRRFMRVKVTRP; the protein is encoded by the coding sequence ATGACAGCTTTCATCCGAGCGCGCATCTTCAGCGTGTTGCTGGGTGTGTTTTTGTGTCTTGGCTGCTCCGCCTTCGCTGCGCAGCCAAATTACCTTCAGGTGTATGACGGCGTGCTGCAGGGCACCTGGTCAAAGTTTGTGTGGGATCTCGGAGGGGCGGTCAATGTGAATCTGGCGGCCTCGGCTCCCGGGCGCACTGGAAACGCCATCGAGGTGTGGCCGGCACCCGGAAACGGCTACTGGGCCTTTGGGCTGCAGGATGTGAAGCCGGGCAATGACCACCAGTGGAAGTACATGAACGAGATGAGAACCATCGAGTTCGACATTTACCTGGAGGCGGACTCCACCGGCGTGGAGGACATTTTGATCTGGCCCACGGGCAACTACAATGTGCCCAGCTCCCCGCACCTGATCGATCTCATACCCGGCTGGGCCTCCATGACGGCGGAGCAGCGCTACGGGCACTGGTTTCACATCACGGTCGATATGACGCAGTGGCAGCCGGGATTGAAAGCCTTTTCCGGGTTTCTGATCGCCAGCTGGGGCACTGGCGCACCGCACTACCGTGTGGCGGATGTGAAGCTCGGCTGGGCGGATGATGCCACAGCTCCCGTGCTGACCACGGGCACCACCGCCTATGACAGCACTGCGCACAGCCTCACGCTGAATTTCGCCACCGATGAGCCCACCGTCTGCGCCATCGAGTACGGCATTGGCAACTACAACACCCGCACCTGGTCCGACGACGCGCGCAACTGGGACAGCTTTGACCCCGGCAATCACCCCAACCTCACGCACAGCGTGGTGCTGCCATACCTCATCCCGGGCGCGACTTATCAATACAGGATCATCGCGATGGATCACCGCACTGATGCCGCCGCAGTGCCCAATCGCGTGATCTCCACCGGCAGCTACACCGTGCCAGGGCCGCCCTACACACCGCCTGCGCCGCCCTCGCTGACCTATGTATGGGCCTATCAAAATGCGCTGGTGGGGTACTGGCTGCGCTCCGCCTGGGAGCAGAATGGCCCGCTCTACACGGATCTGAACGCCACCGCACCGGGCCGCAGCGGCCATGCCATCGAGGTGCGCTTTGATCCCAGCAATCTGTATGAAGCCGTGGGCCTGGGCGAGCGGCGCGATGGCTGGGACAACCAATGGAAGTTTTTCAACGAGTTCCGCACCGTCGAGTTTGATGTGTACTTCGAGCCTGACTCGGTGGGGCAGGACGGCTTCATGGTTTACATGGATGACGCCGGACTGGCGGACAATGCGCCCTACCTCACGGACTTGATCCCCGGCTGGCTGGACATGACACCCGCGCAGAAGTTTGGGCAGTGGATTCACATCACGGTGGATCTGCAGCAGATGAAACCCAAGTGGCCCGCCTTTGCCGGATTCCTGCTCTACAACAATGCTGGCGCGGTGACCACGCACTTCCGCCTGGCTGACATCAAGGCAGGCTGGGCGCCCGACACCACGCCTCCGGCCATTACGCTCACCACCAACTCGCTCAGCTACGACTACCAGCAGTACACGCTGAACTTCATCACGGATGAATCCGCCATCACCCAGGTGGACTACGGCATCGGCAGCTACGCCAGCACCGTGCAGTGCGAGCCGAACGGCTGGGCGGGCTTTTCGCCTGCCACGAGCCCGCTCACCTCTCACGGCGCCGTGCTCACCGGGCTCACGCCAAACACGACGTATCAGTACCGCATCGTGGCCAAAGATCACCGCACGGGTACGAATGCCACTCCAAATCAGGGCGTATACACCGGCAGCTTCACCGTGCCGCCAGCGCCCACCACAGCGCCCACGCTCTCGCCCATCACGGTCACAGACATCACGGGAAACCGCGCCACTCTCTCCTGGACGGTGGAGCGGCCATCCACGGCGGTGGTCACGTATCAAAAGACAGGCGGGCAGGTGGTCACGCGCACGCTCAGCACCTTTCAGAGCAGCCAGAGCATCGTGCTGGATCTCATCGAGCCGCTCACGGCTTACACCGTTTCCGTCGCGGTCACAGACTCCTTCCACTTCACCACCACGGCCAGCACCAGTTTCACCACCACGGCCGCTGCCGCACCCACGGTCACCATCACGGCCGACACCGCGCACACGCTGCCCATTTCCAAATGGATCTATGGCATCAATGACGGCCCCGGCTTTGATCCGCAGGGAAACTGGAACCGACTGCTGCAGCGCTCCTATGTGCCGCGCAATCTCACCTTTGGCCGCTATGGCGGCAACCGCTGGACCGCCTACAACTGGGAGAATAACGCCTCCAATGCGGGCTTCGACTACTATTACGAGAGCGACGACTACCTCGGCGGCGGCACCGTGCCGGCAGAGGCGGTGCGGGATCCCCTGGCAGACCTGCGCTCTCACGGCATGGCCACCCTCATCACCGTGCCCATGCTTGGCTATGTGTCGGCAGACAAAAGCGGCCCGGTGGATCTGAATGATCCCAACCACCTCGCCGCTCGCTTCAAACAGCTCGTCTATCGCAAGGGCTCCGCCTTCACCGCCACGCCCTCCACCACGGATGACTATGTGTATGCGGATGAGTTTGTGTGGGCGCTGCGCAATCTCTTCTCCGGGGACATCTACGGCGACTCCCAGCTCCCCACCTACATCAGCCTCGACAACGAGCCCGACCTCTGGCCCAGCACCCATGCGGAGATCACCCGCACCGCGATCAATTCAGACACCTTCATCCAGAAGACCATCGACCTCAGCAGCGCCATCAAGGACGTGGCGCCCAACTCCGTGATCTTCGGCCCGGTGAACTATGGATTCCTCGGCATGTACAACTGGCAGATCGAGCCCGGATTCCCGAACACGATGTGGTTCACCGACAAGTTTCTGCTCGCACTCAAAGCCGCCTCGCAGACAGCGGGGCGCAGGCTGGTGGACGTCTATGACATGCACTGGTATGTGGACGCCGTGGTGCCCGGCACCAGCAAGGGCATCGGCAGCCTGCGCGGTGCCACGCTGAGCAATGCGGAGATCGACGCCATCGTGCAGAATCCGCGCAGCCTGTGGGACACGACCTATCAAGAAGACTCCTGGATCACCAACGGTGTGCTGGGAGGGCCCATCGCCATCCTGAACCGCATCCAGGCGAAAATTGACGCCGACTGGCCCGGCACCAAGCTGGCGGTGACGGAATACAACACCTCCGGCGACAACCACATCGCGGGCACCCTCGCTCAGTGCGACTACCTCGGCATCTTCGGTCAGAAGGGCATCTTTGCCGCCAACTTCTGGCCCATGAGCCCCAGCTATCCCTTCCTGCTGGCGGGCTTCAAAATGTACCGCGACTACGACGGCAACCTCGGCTCTTTCGGCGACATCTGCGTGCCCACGACCTCCAGCGACACCTCCAAGGTCTCCTCCTACATCAGCAAAGACAGCACCAATCCCAACCGCCATGTCATTGTGGCCATCAACCGCTCCTTCACCAGCCAGGACGTGGCATTCGCTGGTATTGCGGCCTCCGGCACCGCCAGAGTCTATCGCCTGCAGGGCACCTCCACCACGCCTGTCTTTGTGGGCGAGGTGCCGGCGGATCTTTCAAACTGGGTGGTCACACTCCCCGCGCTCAGCGTCTCCACCATCGAGATCACCGCCCCAGCGCTCTCTCCCATCGAGACCTGGCGGCTGGCCAAATTTGGCAGCAGTGCCAACAGCGGCAGCGGTGCAGACATGGCCATGCCTGCGCATGATGGCATCCCCAACCTGATGAAATATGCGCTGAACCTGGAGCCCTTCACGCCATCCAGGCATCCCATCACCACGGATATGAGTGCAGGCTGCCTGCGCCTCACCGTGACGCGCAATCCTGCGGCCACAGACGTCACCTATACGGTGGAGATCACCACCGACCTGAGCAATCCCGACAGCTGGACCACCGTGGGCACCACCGTGGAGCTGAACAACAGCACCACGCTGCAGGTGCGTGACAGCCAGCCCATCGGCACCGGCGGGCAGCGCCGCTTCATGCGCGTCAAGGTCACGCGGCCTTAG
- a CDS encoding AraC family transcriptional regulator yields the protein MPVPDTRPSARRPKSSRASALQPRRQQPQPSAPDQLLPDPATPQQFFASLGDGRQILDALERVPGAMFMVKDLHSRYLFMSRSLKEAIHLPAHFDVTGRTDFDLFPRIIAENFRQNDRRVFQTSQPLVQEIHATGFFDHPTSWCYSSKYPLHDQCGRVIGLITINEKHTDVMGAGSELDRLLPAIDHISRHYAMRITIAALARLCGFSSSHFMRIFRQRLLMTPRAYIEQVRLFHASDSLRRTAASVAEIALAAGFYDPSSFVKRFKRFTGLTPLHYRRQQQHRTRAALAIPAVP from the coding sequence ATGCCAGTCCCCGACACCAGACCCTCCGCCCGTCGGCCCAAATCCTCCCGTGCCTCCGCCCTGCAGCCTCGTCGGCAGCAACCGCAGCCTTCCGCACCAGACCAGCTTCTGCCAGACCCTGCCACACCGCAGCAGTTCTTCGCCTCGCTGGGAGATGGCCGCCAGATCCTCGACGCCCTGGAGCGTGTACCTGGTGCCATGTTCATGGTCAAAGACCTCCACTCCCGCTACCTCTTCATGAGCCGCTCCCTCAAGGAGGCCATCCACCTCCCAGCGCATTTTGACGTCACCGGCCGTACCGACTTTGACCTCTTCCCCCGCATCATCGCCGAGAACTTCCGCCAGAATGATCGTCGCGTCTTCCAGACGAGCCAGCCCCTCGTGCAGGAAATCCACGCCACAGGCTTTTTCGATCATCCCACCTCCTGGTGCTACTCCAGCAAATACCCTCTCCACGACCAGTGCGGCCGCGTCATCGGCCTCATCACCATCAACGAAAAGCACACCGACGTGATGGGGGCCGGCTCCGAGCTCGACCGCCTCCTTCCAGCCATCGACCACATCTCCCGCCACTATGCCATGCGAATCACCATCGCCGCGCTCGCGCGGCTCTGTGGCTTCTCCTCCAGCCACTTCATGCGTATTTTCCGCCAGCGACTGCTTATGACGCCGCGTGCCTACATCGAGCAGGTGCGCCTGTTTCATGCCAGCGACTCCCTGCGCCGCACTGCCGCCTCCGTGGCCGAGATCGCCCTCGCCGCCGGCTTCTACGATCCCAGCTCCTTCGTCAAACGCTTCAAGCGCTTCACCGGCCTGACTCCTCTGCACTACCGCCGCCAGCAGCAGCACCGCACTCGTGCTGCTCTGGCCATTCCTGCAGTGCCCTGA
- a CDS encoding PSD1 and planctomycete cytochrome C domain-containing protein, translated as MSAPPHSSSIFMPPALALFVMLHVCGLGHAAGKARPAAKAAGDEAAASAPEAKQTENVFAQKIGPLLERRCFECHSHAHKIKGGLALDSRSGWEKGGESGPAVVPGRPEASLLIQAVSHVEKDLKMPPKLRLPQAEIELLKDWVREGAPDPRSAGADAGAELKTADAWEAEFQKRLDWWSLKPMRHSTPPRVQDAAWAREPVDCFIKAGLEKAGLSPAPPADEATLRRRLALVLTGLPPVAAATGGRGVASAAPSVEQRMEAWVDALLASPRFGEHLARHWMDVVRYTDTYGYEWDNPAKGAYEYRDYLIRAFNDDTGYDQMVREQLAGDLLKQPRIHAAADTNESLIGPMFYHMGEHRHGSSLMFNGIHQEMVNNKIDAFSKAFLATTVACARCHDHKLEAVAQRDYYALAALFTQPRWTTRVVDAPGRNEAAVSRLKELRRGIRKELASLWGGQPPLEAAGLQAWAGTHGEALKGPGPGSALAAAAVVPAEFAKRAAEWRKLNAAAVKARADYTPARLDEWVFEGDGLVHGRTEEGTPLVALEGPGVVARLLPAGWHTHALSSRLPGSLRMPPEHRVPGTHVSLRVAGGEFGGHLVVDDHAFQNETVAFYTNARPEWRTFADAVLKNGAQQVAVEFCTAPLNPNFPPRTGLAKGMKNHDLGYDKRSWISITEIVTHDRAAAPPDAQEVFSGLYGEEGAAAAAPPAEVWARAAAWMNAAVRRWGRNETHSGDCELLDWMLQQGLLRNEAAPGSRLAELVAEYRRVEGGIPFPRSVVSMDERHAPAVKYPLNVRGNVDATGELIAPGSLRMLGAGTRKVADRLALAESLLQPEHPLTARVYVNRVWQWVFGTGLVATPDDFGRLGERPMHPELLDWLAREFIREGWSTKKLVRRLVLSQTFRQSGTSTEAARERDPANRLLSYMPTRRLEAEGIRDALLAVAGRLEPQLYGRPVAPYRTAEDDKKRLFSGPLDGGGRRSVYLQMSIMDPPRFLTGFNLPDLKLPTGRRDVTNVPAQALILLNDPLVHEMAQRWGRQVAERGTAEDIQARVRHMFEQALAREPATVETERWCTALAGLGGDTPEGWAALAHALFNTKEFIYYR; from the coding sequence ATGAGCGCCCCCCCCCACAGTTCCAGCATCTTCATGCCACCTGCACTGGCGCTCTTTGTCATGCTGCACGTTTGTGGCCTGGGGCATGCGGCCGGGAAGGCGCGGCCCGCTGCGAAGGCTGCCGGAGACGAGGCTGCTGCCTCAGCACCTGAGGCGAAACAGACGGAGAATGTCTTTGCCCAAAAGATCGGGCCTCTGCTGGAGAGACGGTGCTTTGAGTGCCACTCGCATGCGCACAAGATCAAGGGCGGGCTGGCGCTGGACTCCCGCAGCGGCTGGGAAAAAGGCGGGGAGAGCGGCCCGGCGGTGGTGCCGGGCAGACCGGAGGCGAGCCTGCTCATCCAGGCGGTGAGCCATGTGGAGAAGGATCTGAAAATGCCGCCGAAGCTGCGGCTGCCACAGGCGGAGATCGAGCTGCTTAAGGACTGGGTGCGCGAGGGTGCGCCGGACCCACGTAGCGCGGGTGCAGACGCGGGCGCAGAGTTGAAGACGGCGGATGCATGGGAGGCGGAGTTTCAGAAGCGGCTGGACTGGTGGAGCCTGAAACCGATGCGCCACTCCACACCTCCACGTGTGCAGGATGCGGCTTGGGCTCGCGAGCCGGTGGACTGTTTTATCAAAGCAGGGCTGGAGAAAGCGGGGCTCTCCCCTGCCCCGCCTGCGGATGAGGCCACGCTGCGGCGGCGTCTGGCGCTGGTGCTGACGGGCCTTCCGCCTGTGGCAGCGGCGACGGGCGGCCGTGGCGTGGCCTCTGCTGCGCCATCGGTGGAGCAGAGAATGGAGGCTTGGGTGGATGCGCTGCTGGCGAGTCCGCGCTTTGGCGAGCACTTGGCGCGGCACTGGATGGATGTGGTGCGCTACACGGACACGTACGGCTACGAGTGGGATAATCCAGCGAAGGGCGCATATGAATACCGCGACTACCTGATCCGCGCGTTTAATGACGACACGGGCTATGACCAGATGGTGCGCGAGCAGCTGGCTGGAGATCTGCTGAAGCAGCCGCGCATTCATGCGGCGGCGGACACAAACGAGAGCCTGATCGGGCCGATGTTTTACCACATGGGGGAGCACAGGCACGGGAGCAGCCTGATGTTCAACGGCATCCACCAGGAGATGGTGAACAACAAGATCGATGCGTTTTCGAAGGCTTTTCTGGCAACGACGGTGGCATGCGCGCGCTGTCATGATCACAAACTGGAGGCGGTGGCGCAGCGGGACTACTACGCGCTGGCGGCGCTGTTTACCCAGCCGCGCTGGACGACACGGGTGGTGGATGCGCCGGGGCGGAATGAAGCGGCTGTCTCACGGCTGAAGGAGCTGCGCAGAGGCATCCGCAAGGAGCTGGCGTCGCTGTGGGGCGGGCAGCCGCCGCTGGAGGCTGCTGGGCTGCAGGCCTGGGCGGGGACCCATGGGGAGGCGCTGAAGGGCCCCGGACCGGGATCAGCACTGGCGGCTGCGGCGGTGGTGCCGGCGGAGTTTGCCAAACGTGCTGCGGAGTGGCGGAAGCTGAATGCGGCAGCGGTGAAGGCGCGCGCGGACTACACGCCGGCCAGGCTGGATGAGTGGGTGTTTGAGGGAGACGGGCTGGTGCATGGACGGACGGAGGAAGGGACGCCGCTGGTGGCGCTGGAGGGCCCGGGGGTGGTGGCGCGGCTGCTGCCTGCGGGGTGGCACACGCATGCGCTGAGCTCGCGCCTGCCAGGCAGCCTGCGCATGCCGCCGGAGCATCGGGTGCCGGGCACGCACGTGAGCCTGCGGGTGGCTGGCGGGGAGTTTGGCGGGCATCTGGTGGTGGATGACCACGCCTTTCAAAACGAGACGGTGGCCTTTTACACGAATGCACGGCCGGAGTGGCGCACGTTTGCGGATGCAGTGCTGAAGAACGGCGCGCAGCAGGTGGCAGTGGAGTTCTGCACCGCGCCGCTGAACCCGAACTTCCCGCCGCGCACAGGTCTGGCGAAGGGGATGAAGAACCATGACCTGGGCTATGACAAGCGGAGCTGGATCAGCATCACAGAGATCGTGACGCATGACCGTGCCGCCGCGCCGCCGGATGCGCAGGAGGTTTTCAGCGGGCTGTATGGAGAAGAAGGCGCTGCTGCGGCCGCTCCACCCGCAGAGGTGTGGGCGCGTGCGGCGGCTTGGATGAATGCGGCGGTGCGCCGCTGGGGCCGGAACGAAACCCACAGCGGCGACTGCGAGCTGCTGGACTGGATGCTGCAGCAGGGCCTGCTGCGCAACGAGGCCGCTCCGGGCAGCAGGCTGGCAGAGCTGGTGGCGGAGTACCGCCGCGTGGAGGGGGGCATCCCCTTCCCACGCAGCGTGGTCAGCATGGACGAACGCCACGCGCCTGCGGTGAAGTACCCGCTAAATGTACGTGGAAATGTGGATGCCACGGGCGAGCTCATAGCGCCGGGGTCTCTGCGCATGCTGGGCGCAGGCACGCGCAAAGTGGCGGACCGGCTGGCGCTGGCGGAGTCTCTGCTGCAGCCGGAGCACCCGCTGACGGCGCGGGTATATGTGAACCGTGTGTGGCAGTGGGTCTTTGGCACCGGGCTGGTGGCCACGCCGGATGACTTTGGGCGGCTGGGGGAAAGGCCCATGCACCCGGAGCTGCTGGACTGGCTGGCGCGGGAGTTTATCCGCGAGGGCTGGAGCACTAAGAAACTGGTGCGCCGTCTGGTGCTGAGCCAGACCTTCCGCCAGAGCGGCACGAGCACGGAGGCGGCACGCGAGCGCGATCCCGCCAACCGGCTGCTCTCCTACATGCCCACAAGAAGGCTCGAGGCAGAGGGCATCCGCGATGCGCTGCTGGCGGTTGCTGGCCGGCTGGAGCCTCAGCTCTACGGCCGCCCTGTGGCCCCCTACCGCACGGCGGAGGATGACAAAAAGCGCCTTTTCTCCGGGCCTCTGGACGGCGGCGGCCGGAGGTCGGTGTATCTGCAGATGTCGATCATGGACCCGCCAAGGTTTCTGACGGGGTTTAACCTCCCAGACCTCAAGCTGCCGACGGGGAGACGGGATGTGACAAACGTGCCAGCGCAGGCTCTCATCCTGCTGAATGATCCGCTGGTGCACGAGATGGCGCAGCGCTGGGGTCGGCAGGTGGCGGAGCGCGGCACGGCGGAGGACATCCAGGCCCGGGTGCGCCACATGTTTGAGCAGGCGCTGGCGCGGGAGCCCGCCACTGTGGAGACGGAGCGCTGGTGCACTGCACTGGCAGGTCTGGGCGGAGACACCCCGGAAGGCTGGGCCGCGCTGGCACATGCGCTTTTCAATACGAAGGAGTTTATTTATTACCGCTGA